A window of Chitinophaga sp. MM2321 contains these coding sequences:
- the atpA gene encoding F0F1 ATP synthase subunit alpha produces the protein MVDIKPDEISAILRQQLSNFNASADLEEVGTVLSVGDGIARIYGLGNVRYGELVEFGNGVKAIALNLEEDNVGVVLMGESKGIKEGDRVHRTGKIASINVGEGIVGRVINTLGEPIDGKGPIAGELYEMPLERKAPGVLYREPVKEPLQTGVKAIDAMIPIGRGQRELVIGDRQTGKTAICIDTIINQREFFDAGKPVYCIYVAIGQKASTVAGVMKTLQEAGAMAYTTIVAASAADPAPLQFYAPFAGAAIGEFFRDSGRPALIVYDDLSKQAVAYREVSLLLKRPPGREAYPGDVFYLHSRLLERAAKIISNDAIAQQMNDLPESIRHLVKGGGSLTALPIIETQASDVSAYIPTNVISITDGQIFLEGNLFNAGIRPAINVGISVSRVGGNAQIKSMKKVSGTLKLDQAQYREMEAFSKFGGDLDAATKAVIDKGARNVEILKQAQFSPYAVEKQVAMIYLGTNGLLRDVPVKQVRAFEEAFLHEMQVRLPEVLAEFKKGALPEDGIKKMVTLANELKPRFA, from the coding sequence ATGGTTGATATTAAACCTGATGAAATTTCGGCGATCTTACGCCAGCAGTTAAGCAACTTCAATGCTTCTGCCGACCTTGAAGAGGTTGGTACGGTATTGTCGGTGGGTGATGGTATCGCCCGCATTTACGGTTTAGGTAATGTGCGTTATGGTGAACTGGTTGAATTTGGCAACGGTGTTAAAGCTATTGCATTGAACCTGGAAGAAGATAACGTGGGTGTGGTATTGATGGGTGAATCCAAAGGCATTAAAGAAGGTGATAGAGTACATCGTACCGGCAAGATCGCTTCCATTAACGTGGGAGAAGGTATTGTTGGTCGCGTAATCAATACACTGGGCGAACCTATTGATGGTAAAGGCCCTATTGCCGGAGAATTGTATGAAATGCCACTGGAGCGTAAAGCACCGGGTGTATTGTACCGTGAGCCGGTTAAAGAACCACTGCAAACAGGTGTGAAAGCAATTGATGCTATGATCCCTATTGGTCGTGGTCAGCGTGAGCTGGTGATTGGTGACCGTCAGACTGGTAAAACAGCTATCTGTATCGATACCATCATCAACCAGAGAGAATTTTTTGATGCAGGTAAACCTGTTTATTGCATATACGTAGCTATTGGTCAGAAAGCATCTACTGTTGCCGGTGTAATGAAAACATTACAGGAAGCAGGCGCTATGGCTTATACTACTATCGTAGCCGCTTCTGCTGCTGATCCTGCTCCTTTGCAGTTCTACGCACCATTTGCCGGCGCAGCTATCGGAGAGTTCTTCCGTGATAGCGGTCGTCCTGCACTGATCGTTTATGATGATCTGTCCAAACAGGCCGTTGCTTACCGTGAAGTATCCCTGCTGCTGAAACGTCCTCCGGGTCGTGAAGCATACCCTGGTGACGTATTCTACCTGCATAGCCGTTTACTCGAGCGTGCTGCGAAGATCATCAGCAATGATGCCATCGCACAACAGATGAACGATTTGCCGGAGTCTATCAGACACCTGGTAAAAGGTGGTGGTTCCCTGACAGCTTTGCCTATCATTGAAACACAGGCGAGTGACGTATCCGCTTACATTCCTACAAACGTGATCTCCATCACCGATGGTCAGATCTTCCTGGAAGGTAACCTGTTCAACGCCGGTATCCGTCCTGCTATCAACGTGGGTATCTCGGTAAGCCGCGTAGGTGGTAACGCACAGATCAAATCCATGAAGAAAGTATCCGGTACCCTGAAACTCGATCAGGCGCAATACCGCGAAATGGAGGCTTTCTCCAAATTCGGTGGTGACCTGGATGCTGCTACCAAAGCAGTTATCGACAAAGGTGCCCGTAATGTGGAAATCCTGAAACAGGCACAGTTTAGCCCGTATGCCGTAGAAAAACAGGTAGCTATGATCTACCTGGGTACTAACGGTTTGCTGCGCGATGTACCTGTAAAACAAGTACGTGCTTTTGAAGAAGCATTCCTGCACGAAATGCAGGTGCGTTTACCGGAAGTACTGGCTGAGTTCAAAAAGGGCGCCCTGCCGGAAGATGGCATCAAGAAAATGGTTACCCTGGCAAATGAACTGAAACCAAGATTTGCATAA
- the atpH gene encoding ATP synthase F1 subunit delta encodes MQNPRLASRYAKSLIDLVQEKNELEAVHNDMLFLQKLMKTNPDVVSLLKSPIIKADKKQKIMAAIMEGRIGTITLTFINLLITKSRESSLPEIAVEFSRQYNVLKNIAVVKITSAAVLDPAILDVIKQKVASEITQHIQLETVVNTDLIGGFVLESNDQFFDASVLRDLQDIKKQFNKNIYVSSIR; translated from the coding sequence ATGCAGAATCCCCGTTTAGCATCCCGGTATGCAAAATCATTGATAGATCTGGTTCAGGAAAAGAACGAGCTGGAAGCGGTGCATAACGATATGCTGTTCTTACAAAAGTTAATGAAAACAAACCCCGACGTGGTTAGTTTGCTTAAAAGCCCCATCATTAAGGCTGATAAAAAGCAAAAGATCATGGCTGCCATCATGGAAGGCCGTATCGGTACAATCACCCTTACTTTCATTAACCTGCTGATCACTAAATCACGCGAAAGCAGCCTGCCTGAAATTGCGGTTGAATTTTCGCGTCAGTATAATGTGCTGAAAAACATCGCGGTGGTAAAAATTACCTCGGCTGCTGTGCTGGACCCTGCCATACTGGATGTTATCAAACAGAAAGTAGCGTCTGAAATCACCCAGCACATTCAACTGGAAACGGTTGTAAATACAGACCTGATCGGCGGTTTTGTATTGGAATCAAATGATCAGTTTTTTGATGCGTCTGTATTGCGTGACTTACAGGATATCAAGAAACAATTTAACAAGAATATTTACGTATCGTCGATACGTTAG
- the atpF gene encoding F0F1 ATP synthase subunit B: MDLLQPALGLFLISLVIFIIVFLILKKFAWTPILATLKERECSITDSIATAERVKEEMAQMKAEHEHVLAEAKAERSKILKEAKDAKDMIISEAKTQAQAEAKKIISEAYTAIENQKMAALTDVKNQVGNLVIEVAEKVLRRELADKTAQEGYVRQLAGEIKLN; this comes from the coding sequence ATGGATCTGTTACAACCCGCGTTAGGCTTGTTTCTTATTTCATTAGTGATTTTCATCATCGTTTTCCTGATTCTGAAAAAATTTGCATGGACGCCTATCCTCGCTACTTTGAAAGAAAGGGAATGTTCTATCACAGATTCTATTGCTACAGCAGAAAGAGTGAAGGAAGAAATGGCGCAGATGAAGGCAGAACATGAACATGTACTGGCGGAAGCTAAGGCTGAAAGAAGCAAGATCCTGAAAGAAGCGAAAGACGCGAAAGATATGATCATCAGCGAAGCTAAAACGCAGGCTCAGGCAGAAGCGAAAAAGATCATCAGTGAAGCATACACCGCTATCGAAAACCAGAAAATGGCTGCGTTAACGGATGTGAAGAACCAGGTAGGTAACCTTGTGATTGAAGTGGCGGAAAAAGTGCTGAGAAGAGAACTGGCTGATAAAACAGCACAGGAAGGTTACGTGAGACAACTCGCAGGAGAAATTAAATTGAATTAA
- the atpE gene encoding ATP synthase F0 subunit C — MALLTVLLQAAAASGLAKAGGAVGAGIAAIAAGIGVGNIGKAALESIARQPEAANDIRANMILAAALVEGVALFGVIAGLLAVVL; from the coding sequence ATGGCACTTTTGACTGTTTTATTGCAGGCTGCTGCTGCATCTGGTTTAGCTAAGGCTGGTGGTGCTGTTGGCGCTGGTATCGCTGCTATCGCAGCTGGTATTGGTGTAGGTAACATCGGTAAGGCCGCGTTAGAATCTATCGCTCGTCAACCCGAAGCTGCTAACGACATCCGTGCAAACATGATCCTGGCTGCTGCGCTGGTAGAGGGTGTTGCCCTTTTCGGTGTAATCGCTGGTCTGTTAGCGGTAGTTCTGTAA
- the atpB gene encoding F0F1 ATP synthase subunit A produces MVLGLHGFGNFSYAQDAQHGKAEEVVEGGDVHAEEPAATKKFDAKEVILGHVKDAHDWHLFSIGDAHATIPLPVIIYNPARGTSVFSSSAFEHGHAAHDGYRLVNAHYLHEKGLDPAKYMDGKIIAVDANDNPTGEEIYDFSMTKNITALILGAILLVVLMLSVAKAYKTRGSKKAPKGLQSLMEPVIIFMRDEVVKPNIPGKHAERYTPFILTIFFFILINNLLGLLPGAANVTGNLAVTSALAIISFIATMFSTNRHFWGHIFNPPVPFGVKFILAPVELIGVFTKPISLMIRLFANMLAGHIIILSIISLVFIFGSLNKVAGYGFLPITILFNMVMMLLELLVAFIQAFIFANLTAVFIGQAMEGGHEEHH; encoded by the coding sequence ATGGTTTTAGGCCTTCACGGTTTTGGTAATTTTTCTTATGCGCAGGACGCTCAGCACGGAAAAGCAGAGGAAGTTGTGGAAGGAGGGGATGTGCATGCTGAAGAACCTGCTGCAACAAAGAAATTTGATGCCAAGGAAGTAATTCTCGGACACGTAAAAGACGCACATGACTGGCATCTGTTCAGCATAGGCGATGCGCATGCAACGATTCCGTTACCGGTGATTATTTACAATCCGGCACGTGGTACTTCCGTATTTTCTTCCAGTGCATTTGAGCATGGTCATGCAGCACACGATGGTTACCGCCTCGTGAATGCACATTACCTGCATGAAAAAGGGCTGGATCCTGCCAAATACATGGATGGAAAGATCATTGCAGTAGATGCAAATGATAATCCAACCGGTGAAGAGATCTATGATTTTTCCATGACGAAGAACATCACTGCATTGATTCTGGGCGCAATATTGCTGGTAGTGCTGATGCTGAGTGTGGCGAAAGCATACAAAACACGCGGCTCCAAAAAAGCACCTAAAGGTTTACAAAGCCTGATGGAACCAGTGATCATCTTCATGCGCGACGAAGTAGTGAAACCGAATATCCCTGGCAAACATGCAGAAAGGTATACGCCTTTTATCCTGACTATATTTTTCTTTATCCTCATTAACAACCTGCTTGGTCTGTTGCCTGGCGCTGCCAACGTAACGGGTAACCTTGCTGTAACTTCAGCACTGGCTATTATCAGCTTTATTGCTACTATGTTCAGCACCAACAGGCATTTCTGGGGTCATATCTTCAACCCTCCTGTACCTTTCGGTGTTAAGTTCATCCTGGCGCCGGTGGAGCTGATTGGTGTATTTACAAAACCGATCTCCCTGATGATCCGGTTGTTTGCCAACATGCTGGCGGGTCACATTATTATCCTGAGTATTATATCCCTGGTGTTTATATTTGGTTCATTGAACAAGGTAGCCGGTTATGGTTTCCTGCCTATTACCATTTTATTCAACATGGTAATGATGCTGCTGGAACTCCTGGTAGCGTTTATCCAGGCGTTTATCTTTGCTAACCTGACTGCGGTATTTATTGGTCAGGCAATGGAAGGCGGACATGAAGAACACCATTAA
- a CDS encoding ABC transporter ATP-binding protein: protein MENLAVKKVFDFSLLRRIFSFAAPYKRSLYLSMIMTVVFAVISPLRPYLIQVTVDKYISNQLMQMLVTITIIQVLLLLLETIVRFYFSYLTNWLGQSVVKDLRVTVYKKIVHLNLAFFDKTPIGTLTTRTVNDIEAINDVFSEGIISIVSDLLMIIAILLVMFMEDWRLTLVSLSPFPILIFATYVFKESVNKSFHRVRNAVAALNAFVQEHLTGMVVVQAFTAEKREASRFKNINREHRKANIDAIFAYSVFFPVVEIILAISLGLMVWWGSNKVLNYEVTQGVMIAFIMYLNMLFRPLRMLADKFNTLQMGMVASERVFKILDNKDYIPDRGHQPVDNMKGAITFDHVHFAYVDDRYVLKDITFHANPGDTVAIVGHTGSGKTTIISILNRLYEIQKGSIRIDDIDLAAYSLDGLRSKIGVVLQDVFLFSGSIYDNITLHNNTITRAQVEEASRLIGIHDFIMQLPGGYDYQVMERGSTLSLGQRQLISFARALLYDPAILVLDEATSSVDTESEMMIQQAIDKLIADRTAIIIAHRLSTISKADKIIVLDKGEIKEMGTHEELLQLEGFYFKLHSMQFNVNKV from the coding sequence TTGGAAAATCTGGCTGTAAAGAAAGTATTTGATTTTAGTTTATTGCGACGCATTTTCTCATTTGCAGCGCCTTATAAGCGGTCATTATATCTGTCAATGATCATGACCGTTGTGTTTGCAGTGATCTCGCCTTTACGTCCTTACCTGATCCAGGTAACGGTAGATAAGTATATCTCCAATCAACTCATGCAGATGCTGGTCACCATTACCATTATACAGGTATTGCTGTTACTGCTTGAAACGATTGTACGGTTCTACTTTTCTTATCTTACTAACTGGTTGGGACAGTCTGTAGTAAAGGATCTGCGGGTAACAGTCTATAAAAAGATCGTTCACCTGAACCTGGCATTTTTTGATAAAACACCTATCGGTACACTCACTACGCGCACCGTTAATGATATAGAAGCCATCAACGATGTGTTTTCTGAAGGGATCATTTCCATTGTGTCTGATCTGTTAATGATCATTGCGATTCTGCTGGTGATGTTTATGGAAGACTGGCGCCTGACACTCGTGAGCCTGTCGCCTTTCCCGATATTGATCTTCGCTACGTATGTATTTAAGGAGAGTGTGAACAAATCTTTTCACCGGGTACGTAATGCGGTGGCGGCGCTCAATGCTTTTGTGCAGGAGCATCTTACGGGAATGGTAGTGGTGCAGGCGTTTACCGCAGAGAAGCGCGAAGCTTCCCGCTTTAAAAATATTAACAGGGAACACCGGAAAGCTAATATAGACGCCATTTTTGCGTATTCTGTATTTTTTCCCGTGGTGGAAATAATCCTGGCTATTTCATTGGGACTGATGGTATGGTGGGGTTCCAATAAAGTGTTGAACTACGAGGTGACACAGGGGGTGATGATTGCCTTTATCATGTACCTGAATATGTTATTCCGCCCGTTGCGGATGCTGGCAGATAAGTTCAATACCCTGCAAATGGGTATGGTAGCCAGTGAGCGAGTATTCAAGATCCTGGATAACAAGGACTATATCCCCGATAGAGGCCACCAGCCGGTAGATAATATGAAAGGCGCTATTACCTTCGATCATGTACATTTTGCGTATGTGGATGACCGTTATGTGCTGAAAGATATCACCTTCCATGCGAACCCGGGCGACACTGTAGCCATTGTAGGGCATACCGGCTCCGGCAAAACCACGATTATCAGTATTCTCAACCGGCTGTACGAAATACAGAAAGGGAGCATCAGGATCGATGACATCGACCTGGCAGCCTATTCCCTGGATGGGTTGCGTAGCAAGATCGGCGTGGTGTTGCAGGATGTATTTCTCTTCTCCGGCTCTATCTATGACAATATTACCCTGCACAACAATACCATTACGCGTGCGCAGGTTGAAGAGGCTTCCAGGCTGATCGGTATCCACGATTTTATCATGCAGCTGCCAGGAGGATATGATTACCAGGTAATGGAACGGGGCAGCACGTTGTCGCTCGGACAGCGGCAGTTGATCTCCTTTGCGCGTGCATTGCTGTATGATCCGGCTATCCTGGTCCTGGATGAAGCAACATCTTCAGTGGATACAGAGTCAGAAATGATGATCCAGCAGGCCATTGACAAGCTCATTGCAGACAGAACAGCCATTATCATTGCACACCGGCTGTCTACTATCAGCAAGGCGGATAAAATTATCGTGTTGGATAAAGGGGAGATTAAAGAGATGGGCACCCATGAAGAATTGCTGCAACTGGAAGGTTTTTACTTCAAATTACATAGTATGCAGTTTAACGTTAATAAAGTATAA